In Littorina saxatilis isolate snail1 linkage group LG8, US_GU_Lsax_2.0, whole genome shotgun sequence, a single genomic region encodes these proteins:
- the LOC138973675 gene encoding zinc finger protein 511-like — MDEGDSSSGTVKISLPWQWRPVKRNMLPGCDLFLDGDSALHTARKLVPLENDNDGGDVHILKQTIPCGVVGCKQTFTSLLSYENHYNSVHRHTCITCHRNFPSSYLLEIHIQENHDPLFSILTARQSMYQCLVESCHEKFSTPDERRHHLIKAHHYPANFRFHRLQPTSGKNQKSKSKANTDKMEIDKPTERNTTDTREATHAKSDTHISSTHTSSEISNHSASDTSRPGSSSERENTGSADVVQQLEGSGEEATPGMEVCEAEKASAPRRVFVHKVPQNFSFGHGVSRGFQRPPGKRGKKRGAHWHQRVADGAGETTTNIENMNMTDMAEALSDAV; from the exons ATGGACGAAGGCGACAGTTCCAGCGGTACAGTGAAAATCTCCCTCCCGTGGCAATGGCGTCCGGTGAAACGAAACATGTTGCCAGGCTGCGACCTCTTCTTGGACGGAGATTCAGCACTTCATACCGCCAGAAAACTGGTTCCACTGGAAAATGATAATGATGGCGGTGATGTGCATATTTT aaagCAGACCATACCATGCGGTGTCGTTGGATGCAAGCAAACGTTTACGTCACTGCTGAG CTACGAGAACCACTACAACAGCGTTCATCGCCACACGTGCATCACCTGTCACCGAAACTTCCCCTCATCCTACCTGCTGGAAATCCACATCCAGGAAAACCACGATCCTCTCTTCTCTATTCTGACGGCCAGGCAAAGCATG TACCAGTGCCTTGTGGAGAGCTGTCATGAAAAGTTCTCCACGCCTGATGAACGAAGACATCACCTCATCAAGGCTCACCACTACCCTGCCAACTTCCGCTTTCATCGTCTTCAGCCAACAAGCGG CAAAAATCAGAAGTCGAAGTCCAAAGCCAACACTGACAAGATGGAAATCGACAAGCCAACAGAAAGGAACACGACAGacacaagggaagcaacccatgCTAAGAGCGACACACACATCTCGTCAACCCACACCTCATCGGAAATCTCCAACCACTCTGCATCGGACACTTCTCGACCTGGGTCcagcagtgagagagagaacacagGCTCTGCGGATGTAGTACAGCAGCTTGAGGGAAGCGGGGAAGAAGCGACACCAGGGATGGAAGTGTGCGAAGCAGAGAAAGCGAGCGCCCCTCGCAGAGTCTTTGTTCACAA GGTTCCGCAGAACTTCTCCTTCGGCCATGGCGTTAGCAGAGGATTTCAGCGACCGCCGGGCAAGAGAGGCAAGAAAAGGGGAGCTCACTGGCACCAGCGGGTCGCGGACGGGGCAGGGGAGACCACCACAAACATTGAGAATATGAACATGACGGACATGGCTGAGGCTTTGAGTGACGCTGTGTGA